Sequence from the Bacillus thuringiensis genome:
AAATAGTAAACTAGCAGATGGCACGTATGACGTTATTTTAAAGACTTATAAAGATCAAACGAATGAAACATCTGTTGCTTCTACATATTTAAAAAATGCAAAAGTAACGATTCAAGGTGATAAAAAAATCGTTACGTTAACAGTTCAAGATAGTAGCTATTTCCAGTATCTTAGAGTAGAAGATACGAATAAAGTAGGGACATTCCATGATGTAAAAGTGATCTCCGAAGATAAAGCAAATAATGGCACGAAAGTTATTCAATTTGAAATTGATGAGTTTTCGAAAAAATATAATATGCAAATGCATATATTAATTCCAGCAATTAAATATGATCATAAATATCAAGTACAGTTTGAAATTGATGCGAGTGCAATTGAACAGAAACCTAAATTCTCTGACGTACCAACTTGGGCACAAGAGTCAGTTCAATATTTAGTAGATAAAGAGGCAGTACACGGTAAACCAGATGGTACGTTTGCACCGGCTGAAAATATCGATCGTAGTTCAGCTGCAAAAATATTAGCAACTGTTTTAGGAT
This genomic interval carries:
- a CDS encoding S-layer homology domain-containing protein, which translates into the protein MIKKKYINAFVIAATLAVPFSNIMAPIAKADAAVEMKANSKLADGTYDVILKTYKDQTNETSVASTYLKNAKVTIQGDKKIVTLTVQDSSYFQYLRVEDTNKVGTFHDVKVISEDKANNGTKVIQFEIDEFSKKYNMQMHILIPAIKYDHKYQVQFEIDASAIEQKPKFSDVPTWAQESVQYLVDKEAVHGKPDGTFAPAENIDRSSAAKILATVLGLEIKKDAKPSFPDAQSHWATPYIAAVEKAGIVKGDERGNFNPSGLINRASMASMLVNAYKLERNENIKLPKEFADLNNHWGAKYANILIQEKISIGTDNGWAPDKAVSRAEAAQFIAKADKLKK